The Lonsdalea populi genome window below encodes:
- a CDS encoding YniB family protein — translation MTYQQAGLIAVVKRIAGWIIFIPAVLSTIISLANVIYDFTERKQGINGVIQDFLHLVVEVLRFNTPFFNLFWYNSPVPDFNRVFSSPNMMFWLIYILIFVGLALQVSGARISRQVKHIREGLEDQMILENAKGNDGKTRKELEHRVKLPRNTVLLQFFPLYILPIIVAAIGYVVLKVIGLIA, via the coding sequence ATGACGTATCAACAGGCAGGGCTCATCGCCGTGGTTAAACGTATCGCGGGATGGATCATCTTTATTCCGGCCGTGCTTTCAACGATCATTTCGCTGGCGAATGTCATTTATGATTTCACCGAGAGAAAGCAGGGGATTAATGGGGTGATTCAGGACTTTTTGCATCTGGTCGTGGAAGTGCTTCGCTTCAACACGCCGTTTTTCAATCTCTTCTGGTATAACTCGCCGGTGCCGGACTTTAACCGGGTATTCTCCTCTCCGAACATGATGTTCTGGCTGATTTATATCCTGATCTTTGTCGGGCTGGCGTTGCAGGTGTCCGGCGCACGTATTTCGCGGCAGGTGAAGCATATTCGTGAAGGCCTGGAAGATCAGATGATCCTGGAAAATGCCAAAGGTAATGACGGCAAAACCCGTAAAGAGTTGGAACATCGGGTCAAACTTCCTCGTAACACCGTTCTGCTGCAGTTTTTCCCGCTATATATTTTGCCGATTATCGTCGCTGCGATTGGCTATGTCGTGTTAAAAGTCATCGGCCTGATTGCCTGA
- the hxpB gene encoding hexitol phosphatase HxpB: MPAIYPIDAAIFDMDGLLIDSEPFWERSIHEVISRLGVDMSSTDGMPDLLGLRIDMVVALWYQHSPWKGPSKEEVTTRIINRTIQCVEETRPLLPGVEQALRLCRGQNLKIGLASASPLFMLEQVLEMFNLRGYFDTLMSADLLPYSKPHPEVYLRAAEALDVNPLSCVTLEDSVNGMIATKAARMRSIVVPAAEMRNDARWALADVKLESLQQLTAAHIS, translated from the coding sequence ATGCCTGCTATTTACCCCATTGACGCGGCCATTTTTGACATGGACGGATTGCTGATTGACTCCGAACCGTTCTGGGAGCGTTCTATACATGAAGTCATCAGCAGATTGGGCGTGGACATGTCATCGACCGACGGCATGCCGGACCTGCTGGGTCTGCGCATCGATATGGTCGTTGCGCTCTGGTATCAGCACTCTCCCTGGAAAGGCCCCAGCAAAGAAGAAGTAACCACCCGCATCATCAATCGCACCATTCAGTGCGTGGAAGAAACACGCCCTTTATTGCCGGGCGTGGAGCAGGCTTTGCGGCTGTGCCGCGGTCAAAACCTGAAGATCGGTCTGGCCTCCGCCTCTCCGCTGTTTATGCTGGAACAGGTACTGGAGATGTTTAACCTGCGCGGTTACTTTGACACGCTAATGTCCGCCGACTTACTCCCCTACAGCAAACCTCATCCCGAAGTGTATCTGCGCGCCGCAGAAGCGCTAGATGTTAATCCACTCTCCTGCGTCACCCTGGAAGATTCGGTCAACGGCATGATCGCGACCAAGGCCGCCCGCATGCGCTCGATCGTCGTTCCGGCGGCAGAGATGCGCAACGACGCGCGTTGGGCATTAGCTGACGTCAAACTGGAGTCGTTGCAACAGCTCACCGCCGCCCATATTTCCTGA